tgagAAGGCAAAAGCCAAGGATGCCAAGAAAACTGGAATCATAAAGTCGAAGCCCGCCGCAACAAAGGCGAAAGTGACTGCAGCGAAGCCAAAGGCTGTAGTAGCGAAAGCGTCAAAGGCAAAGCCAGCGGTGTCtgcaaaacccaaaaagacggTGAAGAAAGCATCGGTTTCTGCTACCGCCAAGAAGCCGAAAGCGAAGACTACGGCTGCCAAAAAGTAAATTGTGAAAAAGTGCAGTATTTGGTACATgttcgcaattaaaattttagatttatgatttatagatctgaaatttgtttaaacaagtCCTTTTCAGGGCTACAACGTTCCGTTGCaagagaaaaaaacttttattttcttccacttatttattagctgacgttcgcagcaacaataaaacgtTTCATGTCATGAATTACATTGCATGTTGGTCGCATTCAGTTTTCGTTCccgatttttttgtatttatttgaacattACCCAATTACCCATATTGCGggtaaataagttttatttgtaaattcatATTCGATGATTggtggttgaaaaatgcatttctttggTATAACACATTGTGGCCCTGAAAAGGGCCGTTTTGGATTATTGTCCGCATTCGCAGGAGAAAATTATTTAGAGCTGGTGTACTTGGTGACAGCCTTGGTTCCCTCACTGACAGCATGCTTGGCCAACTCTCCAGGCAAAAGCAGGCGAACAGCCGTTTGGATCTCCCGACTGGTGATGGTCGAGCGCTTGTTGTAGTGAGCTAGACGAGACGCTTCGGCAGCAATTCGCTcgaaaatatcatttacaaagcTGTTCATTATGCTCATCGCCTTCGACGAAATTCCGGTGTCAGGATGGACCTGCTTGAGAACCTTGTAAATGTAGATGGCATAGCTCTCCTTCCTTTtgcgcttctttttcttgtcgGTCTTGGTGATGTTCTTCTGAGCCTTGCCAGCCTTCTTGGCTGC
The sequence above is a segment of the Drosophila melanogaster chromosome 2L genome. Coding sequences within it:
- the His2B:CG33900 gene encoding histone H2B: MPPKTSGKAAKKAGKAQKNITKTDKKKKRKRKESYAIYIYKVLKQVHPDTGISSKAMSIMNSFVNDIFERIAAEASRLAHYNKRSTITSREIQTAVRLLLPGELAKHAVSEGTKAVTKYTSSK